Proteins from a single region of Desulfolutivibrio sulfoxidireducens:
- a CDS encoding calcium-binding protein yields MNWTGTNAADVWTGTTEADLASALGGDDTISGSAGNDTIKGGDDNDLLSGDTGINILSGGDGTDTATYASATSGVTANLSAGTATWGANADTLSSMENLTGGSYADSLTGSSKDNVLSGGAGNDTLSGSAGNDSLDGGTGNDSLDGGAGNDSLDGGNGTDTISYATMTDYVKAYLDSGLVYKNDDLEESFSIDTVTDIENLVGTSYGDDLVGNDAANLFDGGAGNDDLYGNAGNDTLDGGAGNDDLLGDAGNDSLDGGAGNDNLLGNAGNDSLDGGAGNDDLHGDVGNDTLDGGPGSDFLLGGDGTDTATYASATSGVTANLSTGTATWGSNADTLSSMENLTGGSYADSLTGSSKDNALAGGEDDDTLAGSAGNDSLDGGTDNDSLDGGAGNDSLDGGAGNDTIKGGDDNDLLSGDTGTNVLSGGDGTDTASYAAATSGVTANLSAGTATWGSNADTLSSMENLTGGSYADSLTGSSKDNALAGGEGNDTLSGSAGNDSLDGGTGNDSLDGGAGNDTVKGGDGDDILAGGEGTNALSGGDGTDTATYASATSGVTANLSAGSATWGSNADTLSSMENLTGGSYADSLTGSSKDNALAGGEGDDTLAGSAGNDSLDGGTGNDSLDGGDGNDSLNGGDGNDTVKGGDGDDILAGGEGTNALSGGDGTDTTTYASATSAVTANLSAGMATWGSNADTLSSMENLTGGSYADSLTGSSKDNALAGGEGDDTLAGSAGNDSLDGGTGNDSLDGGAGNDTIKAGDGNDFLFGGTGINILSGGDGSDTASYAAAKSAVTASLSAGTAIWEENADTLSSMENLTGGSYADSLTGSSKDNALAGGEGDDTLAGSAGNDSLDGGTGNDSLDGGAGNDTIKGGDGNDILFGGTGINILSGGDGSDTASYASATSAVTANLSAGTATWGSNADTLSSMENLTGGSYADSLTGSSKDNALAGGEGNDTLSGSAGNDSLDGGTGNDSLDGGAGNDTVKGGDGDDILAGGEGTNALSGGDGTDTTTYASATSAVTANLSAGTATWGSNADTLSSMENLTGSAYADSLTGSSKDNVLSGGAENDTLSGSAGNDSLDGGAGNDSLDGGAGNDSLFGSAGADTLNGGDGTDTVSYENETGSVRAYLPIGLVYKQAETISLPPDIVSGIENLIGSAYDDFLTGDNTANLLAGGVGNDEMYGDADNDSLHGDAGNDSLYGEEDNDELFGGAGNDTLNGGAGNDTLNGGDDTDSASYDGVTAAVTANLSEGTATWSEFTDTLSEMENLVGSAFDDRLTGDARDNLLSGGEGNDSLDGGAGNDTLLGGDGNDSLDGGAGNDSLDGGAGNDSLDGGTGNDTIKGGDGNDILFGGTGINILSGGDGSDTASYVAATSAVTASLSAGTAIWGENVDTVTTMENLTGSAYADSLTGSSRDNVLSGGAGNDTLSGSAGNDSLDGGTGNDSLDGGTGNDSLDGGTGNDSLSGDAGDNTLDGDDGTDTATYASATSAVTSNLATGTATWGTNSDTLTSIENLIGSDYADTLTGDVNANVLTGGAGNDSLSGSDGNDTLSGGDGTDTLSYASMADSVRAYLSFGLVYKNEDLEDSSSTDTVTDIENLVGTSYSDKLVGNDAANLFDGGAGNDTLSGSAGNDSLSGGAGNDSLSGGTGNDSLDGGDGTDTASFLDATSAVTADLGVGTATWGSHTDTLSSIENLTGGDYDDTLTGNANANVLSGGDGNDSLDGDAGSDLLYGGAGDDTISGGADTDSLFGGAGDDTLSGGDGDDYICSEADNDSLSGGAGNDSLDGGMGNDSLDGGTGNDSLSGGDGTDTATYASATSTVTADLGAGTAAWGSNTDTLTSIENLIGSDHDDTLTGDANANALSGGAGNDFLSGGDGNDSLDGGDGTDTASYDAATSGVTADLGAGTAAWGSYTDSLTSIENLIGSDYADTLTGDANDNSTTGGAGNDTLSGGAGNDTLDGGAGDDSLDGGVGNDTLSGGENDDTLDGGAGNDTLDGGAGNDTLSGGAGDNTLAGGDGNDTADYSTTATSGVTADLSAGTATWGTTSDTLYSIESLGGSVYTDFLTGDANDNRIIGYEGDDTISGGNGNDTLDGVAGNDILYGGAGNDILYGGAENDTLDGGDGQDLLIGGADDDTLDGGADNDTLYGHTGNDTLSGGTGNDSLDGGDGTDTATYASATSTVTADLGAGTAAWGSNTDTLSSIENLTGGDHDDTLTGDANANALSGGAGNDFLSGGDGNDSLDGGTGDDSLSGGAGNDSLSGGAGNDTLSGGDGTDTATYTTATSAVTADLGAGTAAWGSYTDSLTSIENLTGSDYADTLTGDANANSITGGAGNDTISGGAGNDTISGGDGIDTLYGGDGDDLLSAGEGAYGTNYIWANGGNDSLIGGSGYDYLAGGAGNDTLDGGGGSMDTANFQDATEGVVASLLTNTATSGIYTDTLISIEYLQGSDYDDILTGDANGNILYGLSGNNTIFGGDGQDTIDAGSGNDSIEGGAGNDLWILSRGGDDTILGGDGDDGLYGGLGNDSLDGGDGTDMTSYYDATEGVVANLSTHTATSGTYTDTLVSIENITGSGYADTLTGDANANVLTGDQGDDTLDGGAGNDTLDGGVGRDMAAFATATSYVMADLSLNWARWGSSTDTLSSIEDLSGSDYDDYLTGDSVGNALDGGAGNDYIIGGAGNDTIDGGQGDDILDGGTGSDFLLGGDGTDTALFGEASSAVTADLSTLEATWGTYTLLLSSIENLVGSEHADTLTGDANANVITGGAGNDTLTGGDGSDTFTFTVIGSTDTDEVTNLEVTATDDVLNLNYDGTVSVGSEGSFASGDTVLVYDDTAATGTSASDFDALIAANHGDATGSAYAVILGSDNVAYLVYDADVATESGVRIVATIDQIDGTSLTAASDLTNLSAANFSFYTA; encoded by the coding sequence ATGAATTGGACCGGAACCAACGCTGCGGATGTATGGACCGGAACGACCGAAGCCGACCTTGCGTCCGCTCTTGGCGGAGACGATACGATCTCCGGCAGCGCGGGCAACGACACCATCAAGGGCGGGGACGACAACGACCTCCTCTCGGGGGATACGGGCATAAACATCCTTTCCGGCGGCGACGGCACGGATACCGCAACCTACGCCTCGGCCACCTCCGGCGTGACCGCGAACTTGAGCGCGGGCACGGCGACCTGGGGGGCGAACGCCGACACCCTGTCCTCCATGGAAAACCTGACCGGTGGCTCCTATGCCGACAGCCTGACCGGCAGCTCCAAGGACAATGTCCTCTCAGGCGGCGCGGGAAACGACACCCTGTCCGGCAGCGCCGGCAACGACTCCCTGGACGGCGGCACAGGCAACGACTCCCTTGACGGCGGCGCGGGCAACGACTCCCTGGACGGTGGCAACGGCACGGACACCATTTCCTATGCGACCATGACGGACTATGTGAAGGCGTATTTGGATTCTGGGCTTGTATATAAAAACGACGATCTTGAAGAATCGTTCTCCATCGACACCGTCACAGACATTGAGAATCTGGTCGGAACCTCCTACGGCGACGACCTGGTAGGGAATGACGCCGCCAACCTCTTTGACGGCGGCGCGGGCAACGACGATCTGTACGGCAACGCCGGCAACGACACCCTCGACGGCGGCGCGGGCAACGACGATCTGCTCGGCGACGCCGGCAACGACAGCCTCGACGGCGGCGCGGGCAACGACAATCTGCTCGGCAACGCCGGCAACGACAGCCTCGACGGCGGCGCGGGCAACGACGATCTGCACGGCGACGTGGGCAACGACACCCTCGACGGCGGCCCTGGAAGTGACTTCCTGCTCGGCGGCGACGGCACGGACACCGCGACCTACGCCTCGGCCACATCCGGCGTGACCGCGAACTTGAGCACGGGCACGGCGACCTGGGGGTCGAACGCCGACACCCTGTCCTCCATGGAAAACCTGACCGGCGGCTCCTATGCCGACAGCCTGACCGGCAGTTCCAAGGACAACGCCCTTGCTGGCGGCGAGGACGACGACACCCTGGCCGGCAGCGCCGGCAACGACAGCCTCGACGGAGGAACAGACAACGACAGCCTCGACGGAGGCGCCGGCAACGATAGCCTCGATGGCGGCGCGGGCAACGACACCATCAAGGGCGGGGACGACAACGACCTCCTCTCTGGGGATACGGGCACAAACGTGCTTTCCGGCGGCGACGGCACGGACACCGCCAGCTACGCCGCCGCCACATCCGGCGTGACCGCGAACTTGAGCGCGGGCACGGCGACCTGGGGGTCGAACGCCGACACCCTGTCCTCCATGGAAAACCTGACCGGTGGCTCCTATGCCGACAGCCTGACCGGCAGTTCCAAGGACAACGCCCTTGCTGGCGGCGAGGGCAACGACACCCTGTCCGGCAGCGCCGGCAACGATTCCCTGGACGGCGGAACAGGCAACGACAGTCTCGACGGGGGCGCCGGCAACGATACCGTCAAAGGCGGAGACGGAGACGACATCCTGGCCGGCGGCGAGGGAACGAACGCGCTTTCCGGCGGCGACGGCACGGATACCGCAACCTACGCCTCGGCCACCTCCGGCGTGACCGCGAACTTAAGCGCGGGCTCGGCGACCTGGGGATCGAACGCCGATACCCTGTCCTCCATGGAAAACCTGACCGGCGGCTCCTATGCCGACAGCCTGACCGGCAGTTCCAAGGACAACGCCCTTGCTGGCGGCGAGGGCGACGACACCCTGGCCGGCAGCGCCGGCAACGACAGCCTCGACGGAGGAACAGGCAACGACAGCCTCGATGGCGGAGACGGCAACGATAGCCTCAATGGCGGAGACGGCAACGATACCGTCAAAGGCGGAGACGGAGACGACATCCTGGCCGGCGGCGAGGGAACGAACGCGCTTTCCGGCGGTGACGGCACGGACACCACGACCTACGCCTCGGCCACATCAGCCGTGACCGCGAACTTAAGCGCGGGCATGGCGACCTGGGGGTCGAACGCCGACACCCTGTCCTCCATGGAAAACCTGACCGGCGGCTCCTATGCCGACAGCCTGACCGGCAGTTCCAAGGACAACGCCCTTGCTGGCGGCGAGGGCGACGACACCCTGGCCGGCAGCGCCGGCAACGACAGCCTCGACGGAGGAACAGGCAACGACAGCCTCGACGGAGGCGCCGGCAACGACACCATAAAAGCCGGCGACGGCAATGACTTCCTTTTCGGCGGCACGGGCATAAACATCCTTTCCGGCGGCGACGGATCGGACACCGCCAGCTACGCCGCCGCAAAATCCGCCGTAACCGCCAGCTTAAGCGCCGGCACGGCCATCTGGGAGGAAAACGCCGACACCCTGTCCTCCATGGAAAACCTGACCGGCGGCTCCTATGCCGACAGCCTGACCGGCAGTTCCAAGGACAACGCCCTTGCTGGCGGCGAGGGCGACGACACCCTGGCCGGCAGCGCCGGCAACGACAGCCTCGACGGAGGAACAGGCAACGACAGCCTCGACGGAGGCGCCGGCAACGACACCATAAAGGGCGGCGACGGCAATGACATCCTTTTCGGCGGCACGGGCATAAACATCCTTTCCGGCGGCGACGGATCGGACACCGCCAGCTACGCCTCGGCCACATCAGCCGTGACCGCGAACTTGAGCGCGGGCACGGCGACCTGGGGGTCGAACGCCGACACCCTGTCCTCCATGGAAAACCTGACCGGCGGCTCCTATGCCGACAGCCTGACCGGCAGTTCCAAGGACAACGCCCTTGCTGGCGGCGAGGGCAACGACACCCTGTCCGGAAGCGCCGGCAACGATAGCCTCGATGGCGGAACAGGCAACGACAGTCTCGACGGGGGCGCCGGCAACGATACCGTCAAAGGCGGAGACGGAGACGACATCCTGGCCGGAGGCGAGGGAACGAACGCGCTTTCCGGCGGCGACGGCACGGACACCACGACCTACGCCTCGGCCACATCAGCCGTGACCGCGAACTTAAGCGCGGGCACGGCGACCTGGGGGTCGAACGCCGACACCCTGTCCTCCATGGAAAACCTGACCGGCAGCGCCTATGCCGACTCCCTGACCGGCAGCTCCAAGGACAATGTCCTCTCAGGCGGCGCGGAAAACGACACCCTGTCCGGCAGCGCCGGCAACGATTCCCTGGACGGCGGCGCGGGCAACGATTCCCTGGATGGCGGTGCGGGCAACGATTCCCTCTTCGGCAGCGCGGGCGCGGACACCCTCAACGGAGGAGACGGCACGGATACGGTTTCCTACGAAAACGAGACGGGGTCCGTGCGGGCCTACTTACCTATCGGTCTTGTCTATAAGCAAGCTGAGACAATATCTTTGCCGCCAGACATCGTTTCCGGAATTGAGAACCTGATCGGCTCCGCCTATGACGACTTCCTGACTGGTGATAACACCGCCAACCTTCTCGCGGGCGGCGTGGGCAACGACGAGATGTATGGCGACGCGGACAACGATAGCCTGCATGGCGACGCGGGTAACGACAGTCTGTATGGCGAGGAGGACAACGACGAACTTTTCGGTGGCGCGGGCAACGACACCCTCAACGGCGGCGCGGGCAACGACACCCTCAACGGCGGGGATGATACGGATTCAGCCTCCTACGATGGCGTCACGGCCGCGGTGACCGCGAATCTGAGCGAGGGAACGGCGACCTGGAGTGAGTTTACAGATACCCTCTCGGAGATGGAAAACCTTGTGGGAAGCGCCTTCGACGACAGGCTGACCGGAGACGCACGCGACAACCTCCTGAGCGGCGGCGAGGGCAACGACAGCCTCGACGGCGGCGCGGGCAACGACACACTCTTGGGCGGCGACGGCAACGACAGCCTCGACGGCGGCGCGGGCAACGACTCCCTCGACGGCGGCGCGGGCAACGACTCCCTCGACGGCGGCACGGGCAACGACACCATAAAAGGCGGGGACGGCAATGACATCCTTTTCGGCGGCACGGGCATAAACATCCTTTCCGGCGGCGACGGATCGGACACCGCCAGCTACGTTGCGGCCACATCCGCCGTAACCGCCAGTTTAAGCGCCGGCACGGCCATCTGGGGGGAAAACGTCGACACCGTGACCACCATGGAAAACCTCACCGGCAGCGCCTATGCCGACTCCCTGACCGGCAGTTCCAGGGACAATGTCCTCTCAGGCGGCGCGGGAAACGACACCCTGTCCGGCAGCGCCGGCAACGATTCCCTGGACGGCGGCACGGGCAACGATTCCCTGGACGGCGGCACAGGCAACGATTCCCTGGACGGCGGCACAGGCAACGACTCCCTCTCAGGCGACGCGGGCGACAACACCCTTGACGGTGACGACGGCACGGACACCGCCACCTACGCCTCGGCAACCTCCGCGGTGACCTCCAATCTGGCCACCGGCACGGCCACATGGGGGACTAACTCCGACACCCTGACCTCCATCGAAAACCTCATCGGCAGCGACTACGCCGATACCCTGACCGGCGACGTGAACGCCAACGTCCTCACCGGCGGCGCGGGCAACGATTCCCTGTCCGGCAGCGACGGCAACGACACCCTCTCCGGCGGCGACGGCACGGATACCCTTTCCTATGCGTCCATGGCGGACAGTGTGAGGGCGTATTTGAGTTTTGGGCTTGTGTATAAAAACGAGGACCTCGAAGACTCGTCTTCCACCGACACCGTCACAGACATTGAAAATCTGGTCGGAACCTCCTACAGCGACAAACTGGTGGGGAATGACGCCGCCAACCTCTTTGATGGCGGCGCGGGCAACGACACCCTGTCCGGCAGCGCGGGCAACGACTCCCTCTCCGGCGGCGCGGGCAACGACTCCCTCTCCGGCGGCACGGGCAACGACTCCCTGGACGGCGGCGACGGCACGGACACCGCCTCCTTTCTGGATGCCACATCGGCCGTGACCGCCGACCTGGGCGTGGGCACAGCGACCTGGGGGTCACATACCGACACCCTTTCGTCCATCGAAAATCTGACGGGCGGCGACTACGACGATACCCTGACCGGCAACGCGAACGCCAACGTCCTTTCCGGCGGCGACGGCAACGATTCGCTGGACGGCGACGCGGGTTCCGATCTCCTCTACGGCGGCGCGGGCGACGATACCATCTCCGGCGGTGCGGATACCGATAGCCTTTTCGGCGGCGCGGGCGACGATACCCTCTCCGGTGGCGACGGCGACGACTACATCTGCAGCGAGGCGGACAACGACTCCCTCTCCGGCGGCGCGGGCAACGACTCCCTCGACGGCGGCATGGGCAACGACTCCCTCGACGGCGGCACGGGCAACGACTCCCTCTCCGGCGGCGACGGCACGGACACCGCCACCTACGCTTCGGCCACATCCACAGTGACCGCCGACCTCGGCGCGGGCACGGCGGCCTGGGGATCAAATACCGACACCCTGACCTCCATCGAAAACCTCATCGGCAGCGACCACGACGACACCCTGACCGGCGACGCGAACGCCAACGCCCTTTCCGGCGGCGCGGGCAACGACTTCCTTTCCGGCGGTGACGGCAACGACTCCCTCGACGGCGGCGACGGCACGGACACCGCCTCCTACGACGCGGCCACTTCCGGCGTGACCGCCGATCTCGGCGCGGGCACGGCGGCCTGGGGATCATATACCGACTCCCTGACCTCCATCGAAAACCTCATCGGCAGCGACTACGCCGACACCCTGACCGGCGACGCGAACGACAACAGCACAACCGGCGGCGCGGGCAACGATACCCTCTCAGGCGGCGCGGGCAACGACACTCTCGACGGCGGCGCGGGCGACGACTCTCTCGACGGCGGCGTGGGCAACGACACCCTGTCCGGCGGCGAGAACGACGACACCCTCGACGGCGGCGCGGGCAACGACACCCTCGACGGCGGCGCGGGCAACGACACCCTGTCCGGCGGCGCGGGCGACAACACCCTGGCTGGCGGCGACGGCAACGACACCGCCGACTATAGTACCACGGCCACATCCGGCGTGACAGCCGATCTGAGCGCAGGCACGGCCACCTGGGGGACGACCTCCGACACCCTGTACTCCATTGAAAGCCTGGGGGGCAGTGTCTACACCGACTTCCTGACCGGCGATGCGAATGACAACCGGATCATCGGATACGAGGGCGATGACACCATCTCCGGCGGGAATGGCAACGATACCCTCGACGGCGTCGCGGGCAACGACATACTCTATGGCGGCGCGGGCAACGACATACTCTATGGCGGCGCTGAAAACGACACCCTCGACGGCGGCGACGGACAGGATCTCCTCATTGGTGGCGCGGACGACGACACCCTCGACGGCGGCGCGGACAACGACACCCTCTACGGCCACACCGGCAACGACACCCTGTCGGGCGGCACGGGCAACGACTCCCTGGATGGCGGCGACGGCACGGACACCGCCACCTACGCCTCGGCCACATCCACAGTGACCGCCGACCTCGGCGCGGGCACGGCGGCCTGGGGGTCAAATACCGACACCCTTTCGTCCATCGAAAACCTGACGGGCGGCGACCACGACGACACCCTGACCGGCGACGCGAACGCCAACGCCCTTTCCGGCGGCGCGGGCAACGACTTCCTTTCCGGCGGTGACGGCAACGACTCCCTCGACGGCGGCACTGGCGATGACAGCCTCTCCGGCGGCGCGGGAAACGACTCCCTTTCCGGCGGTGCGGGCAACGACACCCTTTCCGGCGGCGACGGCACGGATACCGCCACCTACACGACAGCCACCTCCGCGGTGACCGCCGACCTCGGCGCGGGCACGGCGGCCTGGGGATCATATACCGACTCCTTGACCTCCATCGAAAACCTGACCGGCAGCGACTACGCCGACACCCTGACCGGCGACGCGAACGCCAACAGCATAACCGGCGGCGCGGGCAACGACACCATCTCTGGCGGCGCGGGCAACGACACCATCTCAGGCGGTGACGGCATCGACACCCTCTACGGCGGTGACGGCGACGATCTTCTCTCCGCCGGCGAAGGTGCTTACGGCACCAACTACATCTGGGCGAATGGGGGCAACGACTCCCTGATTGGCGGCTCGGGGTACGACTATCTTGCCGGCGGCGCGGGCAACGACACGCTGGATGGCGGCGGCGGCTCGATGGATACGGCCAACTTTCAAGACGCCACGGAGGGCGTGGTCGCCAGTCTGCTGACGAACACAGCGACCTCTGGAATCTATACCGACACCCTGATTTCCATCGAATATTTGCAAGGAAGCGACTACGACGACATCTTGACCGGCGATGCGAATGGCAACATCCTGTACGGCCTCAGCGGCAACAACACTATCTTTGGCGGCGACGGTCAGGATACCATCGATGCCGGGTCGGGAAACGACTCTATCGAGGGCGGCGCTGGCAACGATCTATGGATTTTGAGCCGCGGCGGCGACGATACGATCCTGGGCGGCGATGGCGACGACGGCTTGTACGGTGGACTGGGCAACGACTCCCTGGACGGCGGCGACGGCACGGACATGACCAGCTATTATGACGCCACGGAAGGCGTGGTCGCCAATTTGAGTACACATACCGCGACCTCTGGAACGTACACGGACACCCTGGTCTCCATCGAAAACATTACCGGGAGTGGCTACGCCGACACCCTGACCGGCGACGCGAACGCCAACGTCCTCACCGGTGACCAGGGCGATGATACCCTCGACGGCGGCGCGGGCAACGACACCCTCGACGGCGGCGTCGGCAGAGACATGGCCGCCTTCGCCACCGCCACGTCATACGTGATGGCGGACCTGAGCCTGAACTGGGCGAGATGGGGTTCCAGCACCGACACCCTGTCCTCCATCGAGGACCTCTCCGGCAGCGACTACGACGACTACCTGACCGGCGACTCGGTCGGCAACGCCTTAGATGGCGGCGCGGGCAACGACTACATCATTGGCGGCGCGGGCAACGACACCATCGACGGCGGCCAGGGCGACGACATCCTCGACGGCGGCACGGGAAGTGACTTCCTGCTCGGCGGCGATGGTACGGATACGGCCCTGTTCGGCGAGGCCTCATCCGCCGTGACCGCCGACCTGAGCACACTTGAGGCCACCTGGGGTACCTATACTCTTTTATTGTCATCCATCGAAAACCTAGTCGGCAGTGAACACGCCGACACCCTGACCGGCGATGCGAATGCCAACGTCATAACCGGCGGCGCGGGCAACGACACCCTCACCGGCGGCGACGGCTCGGATACCTTCACTTTTACCGTCATCGGCTCCACGGACACCGACGAGGTCACCAACCTGGAGGTGACCGCCACGGACGACGTGCTTAACCTGAACTACGACGGCACGGTCTCGGTGGGATCGGAAGGCTCGTTCGCCTCGGGCGACACGGTCCTGGTCTACGACGATACCGCGGCTACAGGCACGTCGGCATCCGACTTCGACGCCCTCATCGCCGCCAACCACGGCGACGCGACAGGCTCGGCCTATGCCGTGATCCTTGGCAGCGACAACGTCGCTTATCTGGTCTACGACGCGGATGTGGCCACGGAAAGCGGCGTGCGCATCGTCGCCACCATCGACCAGATCGACGGGACCTCCCTGACCGCCGCCAGCGACCTGACGAACCTGTCGGCGGCCAACTTCAGCTTCTACACCGCCTAG